The following are from one region of the Flavobacteriaceae bacterium UJ101 genome:
- the TPP2 gene encoding tripeptidyl-peptidase II (In the C-terminal sectio; belongs to the ABC transporter superfamily. ABCB family. Multidrug resistance exporter (TC 3.A.1.201) subfamily; In the N-terminal sectio; belongs to the peptidase S8 family; Contains 1 ABC transmembrane type-1 domain; Contains 1 ABC transporter domain; Contains 1 peptidase S8 domain.; KEGG: mgl:MGL_0154 tripeptidyl-peptidase II), which translates to MKKFYYWMLLIGFISVNGQETNISKLKNQLEAKKIERLKQFKKLQNEKVLVRKQKGARAITSGVVERDSLIDGRLIYFKGIGLNNQPEFYQTNNYGGAVTSGVEYLRNGAKNTSYFGEGIEIGEWDGGLAYRNHQDFGGRVTYKEDYVGAAFHATHVGGTIIGDGSGSKDLGIENTAGMAPKATLKSYDWDDDAIEMIEEAEEGLIVSNHSYGNVAGVADLGYDRPFFLGNIDEEEDYHYGFYNQFDSIRDAIAYHFPSYLPVWAAGNDANNPGLEEGTEHYVWDGTQYVVSTKKRDASCATGFDCIPGGSLGKNVLTVGAIFKAAYNTSRTGYNITSFSSKGPTDDGRIKPDVVAPGQAIVSTSNYDTRIYASSNGTSMATPIVTGGIALIQESAKKHLKKTLQAATIKALVINEARDAGNIGPDYQYGWGVFDAFRSVKAIENNNKSHLIEEFTLNNRETKTIYVTASGKEDLKVTIAWTDLPGKPTSEALLNDRNKKLVHDLDIRVFDIQNKQYLPWKLDVEKPNAAASKGDNTIDNVEQVVVENTKKNKIYRIQISHKGSFLYGGQNFSLVVSGLKAKKKQDLTIEVLESKQDRKSYDVPGVYLTLDGAKKFEGVEVEYKLKNAVQEVVFEKTKKIDYDPDNNEPIFLKLKTKEFSPATKDKYTVEVNVKHSADKEARNNSTTIDYYYFVSKITSKEDLYYQDFSNYNAMLLNQGILNTNTLNFGWEGNANHTVFTTYTRKKGISFTLLDNEGKVKTNPFYLKKNHEYHVSLWGRSTTEQGNTLKVMVKNAFSDELIESFTLNTLDVEGEFRHYAHDFNFNHDDYIYLEIENKEGASIALDDFSMAFSDSEALIVEYEIGPAMDKSYLGYDLSNLAWNTYKPIVYDADYKLIDTNNENYTYRWEVTHSNHEFVEDTNANSVNPKIILLDENSLVNIRLTVNDKFHSFDNELLRTLDVSYGANYFNSIDYFNRRATVNDWTSDRPEGFDIVGFLNSELGFSIFRTGGLPRQSKYTEGDELFFKGELDVDKTTGYEYSNLGNGRTKLFTFKEPGEYKMGLTFKDAYTDGQNFNETSLVHTYTIYDQFQSIANLTLDKKKKKYKLSWENPPLYDFEVMTFDQNSEEIIKTVQFKGQSKLNWRLYNDSYGPDLATNGLYSIVSESIDEETMLHEDIDNWFFINESNQTAAKYFSFMASMAKDYKEDRYEVYLLDAAFVNIPGNPTINDFKSHGVKVKTEDITGLDKELISHNYTILKTVDLEKENLMNKGLYIAFRHNTKASDNGSFLSIDLLKFHNVLDEVLQINYAYNEHFNTSGKAEKGWKSLNPHVYPIKGYEIAEIDGQGNRTVIKTIEKQLIDKFTIKKNQVSSNTRELGVTLLYDVSTKTDGAQFNQELDVPNERELTVQIDNEKEFIALDVDKVTVFPVPVEDRLTIRTEGEYQGKVYYRIANGLGRIVAEGNFDKKTSKTEKELNLGGLKSEVYYMKIEMGKKVYSKKIIKK; encoded by the coding sequence ATGAAGAAATTCTATTATTGGATGTTGTTGATTGGTTTTATATCAGTTAATGGACAAGAAACCAATATTTCAAAACTAAAAAATCAATTAGAAGCTAAAAAAATTGAACGATTAAAACAGTTCAAAAAACTACAAAACGAGAAAGTTTTGGTTAGAAAACAGAAAGGTGCCAGAGCAATCACTTCTGGTGTTGTAGAACGAGACTCTTTAATAGATGGAAGATTAATTTATTTTAAAGGAATCGGATTAAACAACCAACCTGAGTTTTATCAAACTAATAATTATGGAGGAGCGGTTACTTCAGGTGTTGAATATCTAAGAAATGGAGCTAAAAATACATCCTATTTTGGTGAAGGAATAGAAATAGGTGAATGGGATGGTGGCCTTGCTTATAGAAATCATCAAGATTTTGGAGGTAGAGTAACCTATAAAGAAGATTATGTTGGTGCGGCGTTTCATGCTACACATGTAGGAGGAACTATAATAGGAGATGGCTCAGGAAGTAAAGATTTAGGAATTGAAAATACAGCAGGAATGGCTCCTAAAGCTACTTTGAAATCATATGATTGGGATGATGATGCAATTGAAATGATTGAAGAAGCTGAAGAAGGCTTAATTGTATCCAATCATTCTTACGGAAATGTTGCAGGAGTAGCCGATTTAGGTTATGATCGACCTTTTTTTCTGGGGAATATAGATGAAGAAGAAGATTATCATTATGGATTTTATAATCAATTTGACTCGATTCGAGATGCCATAGCGTATCATTTTCCTTCTTATTTACCAGTTTGGGCTGCAGGTAATGATGCAAATAACCCAGGATTGGAAGAAGGAACAGAACATTATGTTTGGGATGGAACACAATATGTTGTTTCTACAAAAAAGAGAGATGCTTCATGTGCAACAGGATTTGATTGTATACCAGGAGGGTCTTTAGGTAAAAATGTTTTAACAGTAGGAGCTATTTTTAAAGCGGCTTATAATACTTCAAGAACAGGGTATAATATAACTTCATTTAGTTCAAAAGGTCCAACAGATGATGGTAGAATTAAACCTGATGTTGTGGCTCCGGGGCAAGCAATTGTTTCAACTAGTAATTATGATACTAGAATCTATGCGTCGAGTAATGGTACTTCAATGGCAACTCCAATAGTAACAGGGGGGATAGCTTTAATTCAAGAAAGTGCTAAGAAACATTTGAAAAAAACTTTGCAAGCAGCAACAATTAAGGCTTTAGTGATTAATGAAGCCCGAGATGCTGGTAATATAGGTCCTGATTATCAATATGGTTGGGGTGTATTCGATGCCTTCCGTAGTGTAAAAGCTATAGAAAATAATAATAAAAGCCATTTAATTGAAGAGTTCACGCTTAATAATCGTGAAACCAAAACTATTTATGTAACAGCATCTGGAAAAGAAGATTTAAAAGTAACCATAGCATGGACTGATTTACCTGGTAAACCTACTTCAGAAGCATTATTAAATGATCGTAATAAAAAACTTGTTCATGATTTAGATATAAGAGTTTTTGACATCCAAAATAAACAATATTTACCATGGAAATTAGATGTTGAAAAACCGAATGCAGCGGCAAGTAAAGGAGATAATACGATTGATAATGTAGAGCAAGTTGTAGTAGAAAACACAAAAAAAAATAAAATCTATCGAATACAAATTTCACATAAAGGAAGCTTTTTGTATGGAGGACAAAACTTTAGTTTAGTAGTTTCAGGATTGAAAGCTAAAAAGAAGCAAGATCTTACTATTGAAGTTTTAGAAAGTAAACAAGATCGAAAATCGTATGATGTTCCTGGAGTATATTTGACACTTGATGGAGCTAAAAAATTTGAAGGTGTTGAAGTTGAATATAAACTTAAAAATGCAGTTCAAGAAGTAGTGTTTGAAAAAACAAAAAAAATAGATTATGATCCAGATAATAATGAACCTATTTTTTTAAAGTTGAAAACAAAAGAATTTTCACCAGCAACAAAAGATAAATATACGGTAGAAGTAAATGTAAAACACTCCGCAGATAAAGAAGCAAGAAATAATAGTACAACAATAGACTATTATTATTTTGTATCAAAAATTACTTCAAAAGAAGATCTTTATTATCAAGATTTTTCAAATTATAATGCCATGTTGTTAAATCAAGGAATTCTAAATACTAATACTTTAAACTTTGGATGGGAAGGAAATGCAAATCATACGGTGTTTACAACATATACTAGAAAAAAAGGAATCAGTTTTACATTATTAGATAATGAAGGAAAAGTAAAAACCAATCCATTTTATTTAAAGAAAAATCATGAATACCATGTTTCTTTATGGGGTCGATCAACTACTGAACAAGGAAATACGCTAAAAGTAATGGTCAAAAATGCTTTTTCAGATGAATTGATAGAATCTTTTACATTAAATACGTTAGATGTTGAAGGAGAATTTAGGCATTATGCTCATGATTTTAACTTTAATCATGATGATTATATATATTTAGAAATAGAAAATAAAGAAGGAGCCTCCATAGCGCTTGATGACTTTTCTATGGCTTTTAGCGACTCAGAAGCACTTATCGTGGAATATGAAATAGGGCCAGCAATGGACAAAAGTTATTTAGGATATGATCTATCAAATTTAGCATGGAATACCTATAAACCTATAGTATATGATGCCGATTATAAATTAATAGATACAAATAATGAAAATTATACGTACCGCTGGGAAGTAACACATTCTAATCATGAATTTGTTGAAGATACGAACGCTAATTCTGTCAATCCTAAAATTATTTTATTAGACGAAAATAGCTTAGTAAATATACGGTTAACCGTAAATGATAAGTTTCATTCGTTTGATAATGAATTGTTAAGAACTTTAGATGTTAGTTATGGAGCGAACTATTTTAATTCTATCGATTACTTTAATCGAAGAGCAACAGTAAATGATTGGACATCTGATAGACCAGAAGGATTTGATATAGTAGGATTCTTAAATTCTGAATTAGGTTTTTCTATTTTCAGAACAGGAGGATTACCTCGACAATCAAAATATACAGAAGGAGATGAACTCTTTTTTAAGGGAGAGTTAGATGTTGATAAAACAACAGGATACGAATATTCTAATCTAGGAAATGGTAGAACGAAGCTATTTACTTTTAAAGAACCAGGAGAATATAAAATGGGGCTTACTTTTAAAGATGCTTATACTGATGGGCAAAATTTTAATGAAACCAGTTTAGTACATACCTATACTATTTATGATCAATTTCAATCTATAGCCAATCTTACGTTAGATAAAAAGAAAAAGAAATATAAATTAAGTTGGGAAAACCCTCCATTATATGATTTTGAAGTGATGACATTTGATCAGAATTCAGAAGAAATAATCAAAACAGTTCAATTTAAAGGACAATCTAAATTGAATTGGAGATTATATAATGATTCTTACGGCCCTGATTTGGCTACAAATGGTTTATATTCCATAGTTTCAGAATCTATTGATGAAGAAACCATGCTACATGAAGATATTGACAATTGGTTTTTTATTAATGAATCCAATCAAACAGCTGCAAAATATTTTTCATTTATGGCTTCTATGGCAAAAGATTATAAAGAAGATCGTTATGAGGTTTATTTATTAGATGCAGCATTCGTCAATATACCAGGGAACCCTACAATTAACGATTTTAAATCACATGGTGTAAAGGTAAAAACGGAAGATATTACCGGCTTAGATAAAGAATTAATTTCTCATAATTATACCATTTTAAAAACAGTAGACTTAGAAAAAGAAAATTTGATGAATAAAGGATTGTATATAGCTTTTAGACACAATACTAAAGCATCAGATAATGGTTCCTTTTTATCAATTGATTTATTGAAATTTCATAATGTTTTAGATGAGGTATTACAAATTAATTATGCTTATAATGAACACTTTAATACTTCAGGAAAAGCAGAAAAAGGTTGGAAAAGTTTAAATCCTCATGTTTATCCAATAAAAGGTTATGAAATAGCTGAAATTGATGGACAAGGTAATCGAACTGTTATTAAAACAATTGAAAAACAATTGATAGATAAGTTTACCATCAAGAAGAATCAAGTAAGTTCTAATACGAGAGAATTAGGTGTTACGTTATTGTATGATGTAAGTACAAAGACAGATGGAGCTCAATTTAATCAAGAATTAGATGTCCCAAATGAGAGAGAATTAACCGTACAAATTGATAACGAAAAAGAATTTATAGCACTTGATGTGGATAAAGTAACAGTATTCCCGGTTCCAGTAGAAGATCGATTGACAATAAGAACAGAAGGAGAATATCAAGGGAAAGTGTACTATAGAATTGCAAATGGTCTAGGTAGAATTGTAGCAGAAGGTAATTTTGATAAGAAAACTTCAAAAACCGAAAAAGAATTAAACTTAGGAGGTTTGAAATCAGAAGTGTACTATATGAAAATTGAGATGGGTAAAAAAGTATATTCTAAAAAAATTATTAAAAAATAG
- a CDS encoding uvrABC system protein (The UvrABC repair system catalyzes the recognition and processing of DNA lesions. UvrC both incises the 5' and 3' sides of the lesion. The N-terminal half is responsible for the 3' incision and the C-terminal half is responsible for the 5' incision; Belongs to the UvrC family; Contains 1 GIY-YIG domain; Contains 1 UVR domain.) — protein sequence MKRSKQIELLLKTLPHSPGIYQYFDKEGNILYVGKAKNIKKRVSSYFNKIHDSGKTKILVSKIADIKTLVVETEFDALLLENNLIKKYQPKYNIMLKDDKTYPWICIKKERFPRVFSTRRVIKDGSEYFGPYASVKVMYTLLDMIKELYPLRTCNYKLSEENIAAGKFKVCLEYHLGNCLGPCEGYQTEEEYNEIVKAVRNILKGNFNEAKEYMNTLMLDYAQKLKFEAAQKVKERIEILQNYQARSTVVNPKINNVDVFTVLSDSEYAYVNFLKINNGAIIQGHTFEYKKKLEELDLDILQNAIVEIREKFNSLSREIYVPFSIELEIPNVKIMVPQIGDKRKLIDLSLRNAKYFRQERFKQSNIIDPDRHVNRIMSQMKKDLRMPVEPRYIECFDNSNIQGTNPVAACVVFRNGKPFKKDYRHYKIKTVEGPDDFASMEEVVYRRYKRLLEEEKPLPDLIVIDGGKGQLSSALKSLDKLEIRGKVTILGIAKRLEELFFPDDPIPLYLDKNSETLKVIQNARNEAHRFGITFHRNLRSKGAVHSELENIKGIGEKAIVQLLKKFKSVKRVKEASKKELVEVLGVHKGGLVYQYFNS from the coding sequence ATGAAAAGATCTAAGCAAATAGAATTACTTCTAAAAACACTGCCTCATAGCCCTGGTATTTATCAATATTTTGATAAAGAAGGAAATATTTTATATGTTGGAAAAGCAAAAAATATAAAAAAACGAGTTTCTTCTTATTTTAATAAAATACATGATTCAGGGAAAACGAAGATTTTAGTTAGTAAAATTGCTGATATCAAAACATTAGTGGTAGAAACAGAGTTTGATGCTTTATTATTAGAAAATAATTTGATAAAAAAGTATCAACCTAAGTATAATATTATGCTTAAGGATGATAAAACTTATCCATGGATTTGTATTAAAAAAGAGCGTTTCCCAAGGGTTTTTTCTACACGTAGGGTGATTAAAGATGGATCAGAATATTTTGGCCCCTATGCTTCAGTAAAAGTAATGTATACTTTGCTGGATATGATTAAAGAGTTGTATCCATTAAGAACATGTAATTATAAATTATCTGAAGAAAATATTGCAGCAGGAAAATTTAAAGTTTGTTTAGAATATCATTTAGGAAATTGTCTAGGACCGTGTGAAGGATATCAAACAGAAGAAGAGTATAATGAAATTGTTAAAGCTGTTCGAAATATATTAAAAGGAAATTTTAATGAAGCAAAAGAGTATATGAATACATTGATGTTGGATTATGCTCAAAAATTAAAATTTGAAGCAGCTCAGAAGGTAAAAGAAAGAATTGAAATCTTACAAAATTATCAGGCACGTTCAACTGTAGTAAATCCTAAAATTAATAATGTAGATGTATTTACTGTATTAAGTGATTCAGAATATGCTTATGTTAATTTTTTGAAGATTAATAACGGCGCGATTATTCAAGGTCATACCTTTGAATATAAAAAGAAGTTAGAAGAATTAGATCTTGATATATTGCAAAATGCTATCGTTGAAATTAGAGAAAAATTTAATTCACTTTCACGTGAGATTTATGTTCCGTTTTCAATTGAATTGGAAATTCCTAATGTGAAAATAATGGTGCCACAAATAGGTGATAAACGTAAATTAATTGATTTATCCTTGCGTAATGCAAAATATTTTAGGCAAGAACGATTTAAACAATCTAATATTATAGATCCGGATCGTCATGTAAATCGAATTATGTCTCAAATGAAAAAAGATTTACGAATGCCAGTGGAACCACGTTATATTGAGTGTTTTGATAACTCTAATATACAAGGAACTAATCCAGTAGCAGCTTGTGTGGTCTTTAGAAATGGGAAACCCTTTAAAAAAGATTATCGTCATTATAAAATAAAAACAGTAGAAGGACCTGATGACTTCGCTTCTATGGAAGAAGTGGTTTACCGCCGTTATAAAAGATTGTTGGAAGAAGAAAAACCATTACCTGATTTGATTGTAATTGATGGAGGGAAAGGACAATTAAGCTCCGCTTTAAAAAGTTTAGATAAATTAGAGATTAGAGGGAAAGTAACTATTTTGGGAATTGCAAAACGTTTAGAAGAATTGTTTTTCCCTGATGATCCTATTCCTTTATATTTAGATAAAAACTCAGAAACATTAAAAGTGATTCAAAATGCACGAAATGAGGCACACCGTTTTGGAATTACATTTCATAGAAATTTACGTAGTAAAGGAGCTGTTCACAGCGAATTAGAAAATATAAAGGGAATAGGAGAAAAAGCAATTGTTCAGCTTTTAAAAAAATTTAAATCGGTTAAACGTGTTAAAGAAGCATCTAAGAAAGAATTAGTAGAAGTTTTAGGAGTGCATAAAGGAGGTTTAGTTTACCAATATTTTAACTCATAG
- the ilvE gene encoding branched-chain-amino-acid transaminase (Involved in the biosynthesis of p-aminobenzoate (PABA), a precursor of tetrahydrofolate. Converts 4-amino-4- deoxychorismate into 4-aminobenzoate (PABA) and pyruvate (By similarity); Belongs to the class-IV pyridoxal-phosphate-dependent aminotransferase family.; KEGG: lan:Lacal_2147 branched-chain amino acid aminotransferase): protein MIIYNGLLKDDNYVISTQNRGLKFGDSLFESMRVINLDIKYWEDHYFRLMAGMRIMRMDIPMSFTMEFFQGQILELLSKQNRKDARIRLTVTRKDGGLYTPENNKVDFFIEATELSQKKYTLNTQPYEVDLFKDFKKNKSLLSTIKSNNKLEHIIAGIYAKENNLDNVLLLNSDNRLAEAINANVFVVKDHQIITPAPTEGCVKGIIRKKLLEIIERNPIYEVIEKEVNHFEMMKADEVFLTNISFGIQPITKFRKKVYTQTKAAEMLIKALNISF, encoded by the coding sequence ATGATTATATATAATGGATTACTAAAGGATGATAACTATGTAATAAGCACGCAAAATAGAGGATTGAAATTTGGAGACAGCCTTTTTGAATCTATGCGTGTAATCAACTTAGATATTAAATATTGGGAAGATCATTATTTTCGTTTAATGGCCGGTATGCGAATCATGAGAATGGATATTCCTATGAGTTTTACTATGGAGTTTTTTCAAGGGCAAATCTTAGAACTATTATCCAAACAAAATAGAAAAGATGCACGAATACGTTTAACCGTTACAAGAAAAGATGGAGGCCTCTATACCCCTGAAAATAATAAGGTAGATTTTTTTATTGAAGCAACCGAATTATCTCAAAAAAAATATACATTAAATACACAGCCTTACGAGGTTGATTTATTTAAAGATTTCAAAAAGAATAAAAGTTTACTATCTACTATTAAATCCAATAATAAATTAGAGCATATCATTGCAGGTATCTATGCTAAAGAAAATAATTTAGATAATGTATTGCTACTCAATTCTGATAATCGACTAGCTGAAGCAATTAATGCCAATGTTTTTGTTGTAAAAGACCATCAAATTATAACACCTGCACCAACAGAAGGTTGCGTAAAAGGTATTATTCGAAAAAAATTACTTGAAATAATTGAACGCAATCCTATTTATGAAGTTATTGAAAAAGAAGTGAATCACTTTGAAATGATGAAAGCAGATGAAGTTTTTTTAACCAATATTAGTTTTGGAATTCAGCCTATTACAAAATTTAGAAAAAAGGTTTATACACAAACTAAAGCTGCTGAAATGCTAATAAAAGCATTGAATATATCTTTCTAG
- a CDS encoding UPF0301 protein (Belongs to the UPF0301 (AlgH) family.): protein MIKTITKGNILIAKPVLYDNNFDRSVIVLTDHGENGSVGFIQNKPTDYIVRDLLKQLNCDYPVFKGGPVEEDNVYYLHSRPDLISNSVMIYSGLFWAGDFKDVEYAINNNLIKEDEIRFFLGYSGWSKNQLNTELENDSWYVLNENIELSSFEHGEYSIWQKMIKTLGGNHLLWINTPFDPTMN from the coding sequence ATGATAAAAACTATAACCAAAGGTAATATATTAATAGCAAAGCCTGTGTTATATGACAACAATTTTGACAGGTCTGTTATTGTTTTAACAGATCATGGTGAAAATGGTTCTGTTGGGTTTATTCAAAACAAACCGACTGATTATATCGTACGAGATTTGCTTAAACAATTAAATTGTGATTATCCTGTATTTAAAGGCGGTCCTGTTGAAGAGGATAATGTTTATTACTTACATTCTCGCCCTGACTTAATTTCGAATAGTGTTATGATTTATTCAGGCTTGTTTTGGGCAGGTGATTTTAAAGATGTTGAATATGCTATAAACAACAATTTAATAAAAGAAGATGAAATTCGCTTCTTTTTAGGTTATTCAGGATGGTCAAAAAATCAGTTGAATACAGAACTAGAAAATGATTCTTGGTATGTTTTAAATGAAAATATAGAATTATCTTCTTTTGAACATGGAGAATATTCCATTTGGCAAAAAATGATTAAAACCTTGGGAGGTAATCATTTATTATGGATTAACACTCCTTTTGATCCTACTATGAACTAG
- the pdxH|PNPO gene encoding pyridoxal 5'-phosphate synthase (Catalyzes the oxidation of either pyridoxine 5'- phosphate (PNP) or pyridoxamine 5'-phosphate (PMP) into pyridoxal 5'-phosphate (PLP); Belongs to the pyridoxamine 5'-phosphate oxidase family.; KEGG: fjo:Fjoh_4542 pyridoxamine 5'-phosphate oxidase), whose translation MNIQDLSDYRQNYTKEELLEEHLKESPIEQFQKWFYEVEETGGITEVNAMTISTNGQDGFPKSRIVLLKKTTWEGFIFYTNYLSEKGLAIEKNPKICLSFFWPVMERQVIIKGVAEKLPQNLSDGYFEQRPRGSQLGAWASQQSTVVPNKAFLENSLKELEAQYEGKEIPRPSHWGGYLVKPQSVEFWQGRPNRMHDRIRYTLQEDFSWKIERLAP comes from the coding sequence ATGAATATACAAGATTTAAGCGATTATAGACAAAATTATACAAAAGAAGAACTCTTAGAAGAACACCTTAAAGAATCTCCTATAGAGCAATTTCAGAAATGGTTTTACGAAGTAGAAGAAACAGGAGGTATCACAGAAGTGAATGCCATGACTATTTCGACAAACGGTCAAGATGGATTCCCAAAAAGCAGAATTGTATTGCTTAAAAAAACAACTTGGGAAGGGTTTATCTTTTACACTAACTATTTAAGTGAAAAAGGATTAGCCATAGAAAAAAATCCTAAAATATGTTTATCTTTCTTTTGGCCTGTTATGGAAAGGCAAGTCATTATAAAAGGAGTAGCAGAAAAATTACCTCAAAATCTTTCCGATGGTTATTTTGAGCAACGACCACGAGGAAGTCAGTTAGGAGCTTGGGCTTCTCAACAAAGTACTGTTGTACCTAATAAAGCATTTTTAGAAAATAGTTTAAAAGAATTGGAAGCTCAATACGAAGGTAAAGAAATTCCAAGACCATCTCACTGGGGAGGCTATTTAGTTAAACCCCAATCAGTAGAGTTTTGGCAAGGTCGTCCAAACCGTATGCATGATCGAATTCGTTATACACTACAAGAAGATTTTTCATGGAAAATTGAACGTCTAGCTCCATAA